In the genome of Vibrio ziniensis, the window ATCGTAACGGTGGAAACCGTAACGAATAGCCACATCACCTAGGCCACCACCACCTACCGTACCTGCCATCGCTGAATAGCTCACAAGAGTTACTAGCGTGATAGTTACAGAGTTAAGAATGGTCGGCATTGCTTCAGGTAACAGCACCTTGCGAATGATTTGCATTGGTGTCGCACCCATAGATTGTGCAGCTTCAACAAGACCAGTTGGAACTTCTAACAATGCACCTTCAATCAAGCGAGCGACAAAAGGAATTGCGCCGATAGTTAAAGGTACGATTGCTGCTGTTGTGCCAATGAAAGTACCCACAAGTAACTTTGTCACAGGGATAATTGCAACCATCAACACAAGAAACGGTACTGAACGTCCAACGTTTACGATTGCGCCAAGCGCACTGTTCAATTTCGTGTTTTCTAGCAAACCACCTTTTTTAGTGGTGTGAAGAATAACGCCTAGTGGAATACCTAGTGCAAAACCAATAATGCCTGCAACTGCTACCATATACACTGTTTGCCAAGTTGCTGTTAAAAGCAGGTCACCGTTTAGTGATAACCAACTTGTGATGGTATTAAAGGACATAACCAAGTACCTCTACTTTTACTTTATTGTCACGAAGGTATTGAATTGCAGCATTGTCGTTTTCTTCGTTACCGAAGATTTCCGCAACCATCATGCCG includes:
- a CDS encoding methionine ABC transporter permease — translated: MSFNTITSWLSLNGDLLLTATWQTVYMVAVAGIIGFALGIPLGVILHTTKKGGLLENTKLNSALGAIVNVGRSVPFLVLMVAIIPVTKLLVGTFIGTTAAIVPLTIGAIPFVARLIEGALLEVPTGLVEAAQSMGATPMQIIRKVLLPEAMPTILNSVTITLVTLVSYSAMAGTVGGGGLGDVAIRYGFHRYDVVIMAVTVVMLIVLVQIIQSIGDAFVRRVDHR